From Ferviditalea candida, one genomic window encodes:
- a CDS encoding TadE family protein yields MIRLTSFRRRIHELLNFPKTCKPFICSQSGSLTIESSLVFPVIFLITAGIIFFGIYVYQHVSLYSAASSAAERTAYTWDNSYKNPVTGDFYPGQQDGLYWHWLQDGAWDWLRLFAGNRIHSVQLDSGSDAERQDGNLIRKKLLHTKRLIPSGISGEAEYDNSLVERHVTVRLSSPFHVPSVLQWLIGWKEISAESAASVTEPAEFIRIADLLRENARKFLDEAGIENIREAYGKFGDLQGTAASEASLAFESHAQAKAYLQKLVYGRQSTRTTDEVGTWRLIDALDANMIAHQAYIGYKDSTKDLRDQLQKDAELLRNSKLNGVVWHFFKRKSDGSIGPSEKLRKQLEQNGIIVVIHELN; encoded by the coding sequence ATGATCCGCTTAACGTCATTCCGTCGTCGAATCCATGAATTGTTGAATTTCCCGAAGACATGCAAACCATTTATTTGTTCACAATCCGGCAGCTTGACGATCGAAAGCTCGCTTGTTTTTCCCGTAATTTTTCTGATTACTGCAGGAATCATTTTTTTTGGAATCTATGTGTATCAGCATGTTTCCCTCTACTCAGCGGCTTCATCAGCGGCGGAAAGAACAGCCTATACATGGGACAACAGCTATAAAAATCCGGTTACCGGCGATTTTTACCCTGGACAGCAGGACGGATTATATTGGCATTGGCTGCAGGACGGAGCATGGGATTGGCTGCGGCTGTTTGCCGGAAATCGAATACATTCGGTTCAGCTCGATTCGGGATCGGATGCTGAAAGGCAGGACGGCAATTTGATCCGAAAAAAGCTCCTTCATACGAAGAGGCTCATCCCGTCCGGAATTTCCGGAGAGGCGGAATATGACAACAGTTTGGTGGAGCGGCATGTGACGGTCCGTTTGTCGAGCCCCTTCCATGTTCCATCCGTATTGCAGTGGCTGATAGGCTGGAAGGAGATCTCTGCGGAGTCTGCCGCATCGGTGACCGAGCCGGCGGAATTCATTCGCATCGCCGATCTGTTGAGAGAGAACGCCCGGAAGTTCCTGGATGAAGCCGGTATCGAAAATATCCGTGAAGCCTACGGCAAGTTCGGTGATTTACAGGGAACTGCTGCTTCCGAAGCATCGCTGGCATTCGAATCCCACGCGCAAGCCAAAGCATACCTGCAGAAACTGGTTTACGGCAGACAATCGACCCGTACAACGGATGAAGTCGGCACATGGAGACTGATTGACGCGCTGGATGCCAATATGATCGCTCATCAGGCCTACATCGGATACAAGGACAGTACGAAAGATTTGAGAGATCAGCTGCAAAAAGATGCCGAATTGCTGAGAAATTCAAAACTGAACGGGGTTGTATGGCATTTCTTCAAAAGGAAAAGCGACGGCTCGATCGGTCCTTCGGAAAAGCTGAGAAAACAACTGGAGCAGAACGGAATCATTGTCGTCATTCATGAGTTAAACTGA
- a CDS encoding TadE family protein, producing the protein MNLIKRSQDPIDSSAVSGSNSFRNSAAGSIVLEAALVMPLFLVFVILLISFIQAALADIALHKAVRETVRQVSSHAYPFQWSEREMQSAGPDSDQRIPALASLLPESAAKVFQFQVLFKGENPRQSSSEWLMIVRPVLEPIVWHYMDANYRNTLIKREQLKLVNVVLPDFSHKGDRMFGIEVEVEWPLTIPFYRKVLHIRKHFYERVWTGA; encoded by the coding sequence ATGAATTTAATCAAACGATCGCAGGATCCTATTGATTCGTCTGCGGTTTCGGGTTCGAACAGCTTCAGGAATTCCGCTGCGGGAAGCATCGTGCTGGAAGCCGCGCTGGTCATGCCTTTGTTTCTTGTGTTCGTTATTCTGCTGATCTCCTTCATTCAAGCCGCTTTGGCGGATATTGCGCTGCATAAAGCGGTAAGGGAAACGGTCAGGCAGGTTTCCTCACACGCCTATCCGTTTCAATGGAGTGAGCGAGAAATGCAGAGTGCCGGTCCAGACAGCGACCAAAGGATACCGGCACTTGCAAGTCTTTTGCCGGAATCTGCAGCGAAGGTTTTTCAATTTCAAGTTCTGTTCAAAGGGGAAAACCCTCGCCAGTCCTCATCGGAATGGCTGATGATCGTCCGCCCGGTGCTTGAACCGATCGTCTGGCATTATATGGACGCCAACTATCGAAACACATTGATAAAACGAGAACAATTGAAACTGGTAAACGTCGTACTTCCGGACTTCTCCCACAAGGGCGATCGGATGTTCGGGATCGAAGTTGAAGTTGAATGGCCGCTGACCATTCCGTTTTACCGTAAGGTGCTGCATATCAGAAAACATTTTTATGAAAGGGTTTGGACAGGCGCATGA
- a CDS encoding Flp1 family type IVb pilin has protein sequence MQYVWNRLRQLYRNEEGISTLEIILIIAVIVIIAIAFRKWIMHWVQKLFDGANSKMQETSNNDPLNVIPSSNP, from the coding sequence ATGCAATACGTATGGAACAGGCTTCGCCAGCTTTACAGAAACGAAGAGGGAATCAGCACGTTGGAAATTATTTTGATTATTGCCGTGATTGTGATCATCGCCATTGCTTTCCGCAAATGGATCATGCACTGGGTGCAGAAATTGTTTGACGGCGCCAACAGTAAAATGCAGGAAACGAGCAATAATGATCCGCTTAACGTCATTCCGTCGTCGAATCCATGA
- a CDS encoding A24 family peptidase gives MNGMLTSWQMALLSLLILAASFTDFRWRTIPNWLTGTTAGFGLVFNLAVNHREGLLFALSGLAAGLMTVGVFYLMHAVGAGDVKLFAAVGAVAGAGFTLYCLMYSVIYAGIIGMVMLLLRKQMFQRMAGWLRTMLCAVVLRTLQPVLQTDSKGLTTIPFMIAVLPAFVTVFLTENFQIG, from the coding sequence ATGAACGGAATGTTGACAAGCTGGCAGATGGCGTTATTGAGCTTGCTGATTCTTGCCGCATCATTTACCGATTTTCGTTGGAGAACGATACCGAACTGGCTGACTGGAACAACCGCAGGCTTCGGCTTGGTATTCAACTTGGCGGTCAATCATCGGGAGGGATTGCTTTTTGCCTTGTCCGGTTTAGCAGCCGGTTTGATGACGGTAGGAGTCTTTTATCTCATGCATGCGGTCGGAGCGGGGGATGTGAAGCTGTTTGCGGCTGTCGGAGCGGTTGCCGGAGCCGGATTTACTTTGTATTGCTTAATGTATTCCGTGATCTATGCAGGAATAATCGGGATGGTCATGCTGCTGCTGCGAAAACAAATGTTTCAAAGAATGGCGGGATGGCTGCGGACGATGCTGTGCGCTGTTGTTTTGCGAACATTGCAGCCGGTGCTGCAGACGGACTCAAAGGGATTGACCACCATTCCTTTCATGATTGCCGTACTTCCGGCTTTTGTAACCGTATTCCTGACTGAAAACTTTCAAATCGGGTGA
- a CDS encoding CpaF family protein: protein MEQKLIWLREQVLQRLDLSGSTTNEELLETIERTVFEQSAAEYIPVAEKQAAVFRIFHSFRGLDILQPLIENHEVTEIMVNSHEEIFFEQAGQISRYPAAFENREKLEDIIQTIVGQVNRIVNESSPIVDARLQDGSRVNVVLPPIALKGPTMTIRKFPANPMTMEQLVEQGTLTEEASRLLEKLVAAKFNIFISGGTGSGKTTLLNALTRFIPEDERIITIEDSAELRIDSIANLVSLETRNANTEGKGCIPMRELIRTSLRMRPNRIIVGEVRGAEALDMLQAMNTGHDGSLSTGHANSVHDMLSRLETMVLSGAELPLQVIRKQVGSAIDIMIHLSRMRDRSRKIIEISEISCVKEGEIILNPLYLFKDEGDTAEGRVNGRLEATGNRLYHASKLELAGMKM from the coding sequence ATGGAGCAGAAATTGATTTGGCTGCGCGAGCAGGTATTGCAGCGGCTCGACTTGTCGGGATCGACTACGAATGAGGAGTTGCTGGAGACAATTGAACGAACGGTATTTGAGCAATCGGCAGCGGAATACATTCCGGTCGCCGAAAAACAAGCGGCCGTATTCCGGATTTTTCATTCCTTCAGAGGATTGGATATCCTGCAGCCGCTGATTGAGAATCATGAGGTTACCGAAATCATGGTCAACAGCCATGAAGAAATTTTTTTCGAGCAAGCCGGGCAAATCTCCCGTTACCCGGCCGCGTTTGAAAACCGAGAGAAGCTGGAGGATATCATTCAAACCATTGTCGGTCAAGTGAACCGCATCGTCAATGAATCCTCGCCGATTGTCGACGCGAGACTGCAAGACGGTTCCAGAGTCAATGTAGTGCTTCCTCCCATTGCATTAAAGGGGCCAACGATGACCATCCGTAAGTTTCCCGCCAATCCGATGACCATGGAGCAATTGGTGGAACAGGGAACGTTGACTGAAGAGGCAAGCCGCTTGCTGGAGAAGCTGGTGGCCGCGAAATTCAACATATTCATCAGCGGGGGCACAGGCTCAGGCAAGACGACGCTTCTCAACGCCTTGACGCGTTTCATACCAGAGGATGAGCGAATTATCACGATCGAAGATTCGGCGGAGCTGCGAATCGATTCGATTGCCAATTTGGTCAGTCTGGAAACGCGAAATGCGAACACAGAGGGCAAGGGGTGCATCCCCATGCGCGAATTGATCAGGACCTCGCTCAGAATGAGGCCAAACCGCATCATTGTGGGGGAAGTAAGGGGGGCGGAGGCTTTGGACATGCTGCAAGCGATGAATACAGGGCATGACGGATCATTATCGACGGGTCATGCCAATTCCGTTCACGACATGCTGAGCCGTTTAGAAACGATGGTGCTGAGCGGCGCGGAGCTCCCCCTGCAGGTCATACGCAAGCAGGTCGGTTCCGCGATCGATATTATGATTCATTTGTCGAGAATGAGGGATCGCTCAAGGAAAATAATTGAAATCAGTGAAATTTCCTGCGTGAAGGAGGGAGAGATTATCCTCAACCCGCTCTATCTGTTCAAGGACGAAGGAGATACGGCGGAAGGAAGGGTGAACGGACGCTTGGAAGCAACGGGAAACCGGCTGTATCATGCGTCTAAACTGGAGTTGGCCGGCATGAAGATGTGA
- a CDS encoding type II secretion system F family protein codes for MSLFITILLILENLLYLLFYLKTRRTFNRKLSDFPYGARRQEWSAAFYWLLEGIDLPTRFPSWFSALRRKIMVIHRCSLDEADGIAKWMMAETMLLSFLVHDLTLLLAVVDGSSLTYAGMGLLLSVIIPYGKYRDLEHKWIEIKRSIVLDLPELLDKLTLLVNAGETVQGAIARCAERRAGRTTTRLYQELAQTRQELANRISFHRAMEDFSKRCSAQEVSIFTTTILMNYRRGGDELVAALRELSRDLWEKRKAAARIAGEEASSKLVFPMIIIFIVVMVVIVSPAVMIMSP; via the coding sequence ATGAGCCTATTTATCACGATATTGTTGATTTTGGAAAATTTGTTGTATTTGTTGTTCTATTTGAAGACAAGGCGGACATTCAACCGCAAGCTTTCGGATTTCCCCTACGGCGCTCGACGTCAAGAGTGGTCCGCCGCATTTTATTGGCTTCTTGAAGGAATTGATTTACCCACGCGATTTCCGTCATGGTTTTCGGCGCTCAGGAGAAAGATCATGGTGATTCACCGTTGTTCCCTTGACGAGGCGGACGGTATTGCGAAGTGGATGATGGCTGAGACCATGCTGCTGTCTTTTCTTGTGCATGATCTTACGCTGCTGTTGGCGGTTGTCGACGGCAGCAGCCTTACTTATGCAGGTATGGGACTGCTGCTGTCCGTGATAATACCGTATGGGAAATACAGAGATTTGGAGCATAAGTGGATCGAGATCAAACGATCCATAGTTCTCGACCTGCCGGAGCTGCTGGACAAACTGACGCTTCTGGTGAATGCGGGGGAAACTGTGCAGGGAGCCATCGCACGCTGTGCGGAACGCAGGGCGGGCCGCACAACCACCAGGTTGTATCAAGAGCTGGCGCAAACCCGTCAGGAGCTCGCGAATCGGATTTCTTTCCACCGGGCCATGGAGGATTTCAGCAAAAGATGCTCCGCTCAGGAAGTATCGATTTTTACGACAACGATTCTGATGAATTATCGGAGGGGAGGTGATGAACTGGTCGCAGCGTTGAGGGAGCTTTCCCGGGACCTGTGGGAAAAACGCAAGGCAGCGGCCAGAATTGCGGGGGAGGAAGCCTCATCCAAGCTGGTTTTTCCGATGATTATTATTTTTATAGTCGTCATGGTCGTTATTGTTTCACCGGCTGTGATGATCATGAGCCCATAA
- a CDS encoding type II secretion system F family protein, whose translation MIAFVALLTGISVWAFMHLTERGIWKIALRSRRTVQRSAGSYHIRFNYKDYSRFTMSFGDKLSSIAAAGAALYSIGYIFYQHPWVSAALAVLSLRYPEIRKRKLIEKQQKNLSRQFKLALYSLSSALGAGHSVENAFRETVKDLKQLYAEAKIDMISELEIINHKVENGISVEKAVEDLSRRAGIEDIENFSDVFQTCKRTGGDLIEVMRRTSNIIGEKMEVEQEISVMIAQKRFESKALSFLPVGIIAFVSFSSPDYMAPLYQGIGPAIMTGCLLLLAAAYWLNRRIMNIRV comes from the coding sequence GTGATAGCATTCGTTGCGCTTTTAACCGGAATTTCAGTATGGGCGTTTATGCATTTGACAGAGCGGGGAATATGGAAAATTGCTCTCCGCAGCCGTCGTACCGTTCAAAGGAGCGCTGGCTCCTATCATATCCGTTTCAACTATAAGGACTATTCCCGCTTCACGATGTCCTTCGGGGACAAGCTGAGCTCAATTGCTGCCGCCGGAGCAGCCTTGTATTCAATCGGATATATTTTTTATCAGCATCCGTGGGTATCCGCCGCCCTGGCGGTTCTCAGCCTCCGATATCCGGAAATTCGAAAACGCAAGCTGATCGAAAAGCAGCAGAAAAATTTAAGCCGGCAGTTCAAGCTGGCGCTGTATTCACTTTCTTCTGCGCTTGGAGCGGGACATTCGGTGGAAAACGCATTTCGCGAGACAGTAAAAGATTTAAAGCAACTGTATGCCGAGGCAAAAATCGACATGATTTCAGAGCTGGAGATCATCAATCATAAGGTGGAGAACGGCATTTCGGTTGAAAAGGCGGTTGAGGATCTCAGCCGGAGGGCGGGGATAGAGGATATCGAGAACTTTTCCGATGTGTTTCAAACTTGTAAAAGAACGGGAGGAGACTTGATTGAGGTGATGCGCCGAACTTCAAACATCATTGGGGAGAAGATGGAAGTCGAGCAGGAAATTTCCGTAATGATTGCCCAGAAACGGTTCGAATCCAAGGCGCTCAGCTTCCTTCCCGTGGGCATCATCGCTTTTGTCAGTTTCAGTTCCCCGGACTATATGGCTCCGCTGTATCAGGGAATCGGGCCGGCGATCATGACGGGATGCCTGCTGCTGCTGGCCGCAGCTTATTGGCTGAACAGACGGATCATGAACATCAGGGTATGA